Within the Leptotrichia sp. oral taxon 498 genome, the region AGTGTCACTTTTATTTTTATCGATTTTACTTTTTTTCAAAGTTTACGATTATTTTAAAAAGCCGATTAATCTTGCTATAAGTACGATTTTTCCATTTATTTTGTCGTTTATAATCGTGTATTCGCTTATGCCAATTATTGATATGATAAGCAATAAAAAAAATGAAGAGAATCCGCCTAAAAAACTTATAAAAAATAGAAATTTGGCGATTTTAATCGTACTGTCGCTCTTTTTTGCGATTTTTATATATATTGTACTTGCTTTTATTCCGCTAATTGCGAAACAAGGTTCAAGTCTAATTGAGTTTTTTTTGAAAAATCAAGGAAATTTTCAAAGTAAGGCATTTAATTTTATGGAGCAAAATAACATTGATTTAAAAAATACACTTATGAGTTCTAAAGATGTGATTATAAATATGACGGTAAGGGTGCTGACTTCCAGTTACTCCATTGTAACCAGCACTTTTACTTTGCTTTTTATGACACCAATTTTTACGATTATGTTAATTTTTAGCTATGACAACATTGAAATTTGGGTTGAAAATTTTTTGACGGATATAGATGAAGATAGAAAATTTGTCAATCTGGCAAAAAAAATAGATCAAACCATTGGAAAATATATTTTGGTTACGGTACTTGACAGTATGATTGTCGGAGTAGCATCTTTCATAATTTTTTATTTTTTAAGATTAGACTACAGTATTTTATTTTCACTAATCATTGGCTTTGGAAATGTGATACCGTTTTTAGGACCTTTTATTGGTCTTATTCCTGTGATTTTCTATGCTGCAACGAAATCTTTTAATTTAGTAATCATTATTGTCGCACTGGTTACAATTGTGCAAACTATTGAAGCAAATATCGTAAAACCTTGGCTTACAGGAAAATCGGTGGAAATGCATCCGATTACGACACTACTTGTTGTTTTGATTGGAGGAGCGCTTTTTGGAATTGGAGGAGCGTTTATTGGAATCCCAATTTATATCGTGATTAAATTGACCTGGATATTCTATTGGGAAAATTATATAAAAAAAAATCAAAATAATTCAAAAAACTAATTTTAGGAAGGAAAATAAAAAATGGAATTTTACAACACATTGTCAAATAAATTGGAAAAATTTTTGCCACTTGAAAAAAACAAAGTGAAAATGTATGTCTGTGGACCTACAGTCTATAATTACATACATTTAGGAAATGCTCGTCCGATTATTGTTTTTGACGTACTTGCCAGATATTTTAAATATAAAAATTATGAAGTTGAGTTTGTACAAAATTTTACTGACATTGATGATAAAATTATAAATAGAGCTAATGAAGAAAAATTATCTTGTGAAGAAATCACTAAAAAATATATAGACGGTTTTTTTGAAGATGTGAAAAAATTAAATATTTTAAGTGATGTGAAAAGACCGAAAGTTACGGAAAATATTTACGAAATAATAGAAACTATAAAAAAATTGATAGATAATGGCTTTGCTTATGAAAAAGATGGAGATGTCTATTTTGAAGTGAAAAAATATTCAGAGTATGGGAAATTGTCCAATCAAAAAATTGATGAGCTGGAAGCGGGAGCTAGAATTGATATTTCAAAAATTAAAAGAAATCCGCTGGATTTTGTCCTTTGGAAAAACAAAAAAGAAAATGAGCCATCTTATGAATCGCCTTGGGGAAAAGGTAGACCTGGTTGGCACATAGAGTGTAGTACAATGTCACAAAAATATTTGGGAGATACATTTGATATTCACGGTGGTGGACAAGATTTGATTTTCCCCCATCATGAAAATGAAATTGCTCAAAGTAAATGTGCCTATCACGGAAATTTTGCAAATTACTGGCTGCATAACGGCTTTGTTCAAATTGATGGCGATAAAATGTCAAAATCAACAGGAAACTTTTTTTTGCTCCGTGAAATTTTAGAAAAATTTTCGGGAAATGTAATAAGATTTTTTATGGTAAGCACGCATTACAGAAAACCGATTAATTTTTCTTTTGAAGCGCTAAAAGATACAAGAAAAGCTTTGGAAAATGTGATAAATGCAATGAAAAAATTTGAAGATGCAATAAATTTGACAAAAGAAAATTTATTTGGAAATAAAAATTCATTTGAAAAAATCAAAGAGTTTGACGAAAAATTTGTTTTGGCGATGGATGAAGATATGAATACGCCGCAGGCATTGGCTATAATTTTTGAACAAATTAAATATACAAATAAACTTCTTACTAAATTTGAAGATAGAAAAGATGTTATTTGTGAAATAAAAAGTTCATATGAATCGCTAAAAAATAAAATCGAAAATGTGCTTGGAATAAAATTGGAAAGCGAAAAAAAATTCGAGAAAAGCAGTGAATTAACTGATAAATTGATTGATTTACTTTTGGAAGTGAGAAAAGACGCAAGAATTGAGAAAAATTTTAAATTATCTGATAAAATTAGAGACAGTTTGAAAAATCTTGGAATAGAAATTAAAGATGCGAAAGATGGAAGTACAAGTTATAATTTTAAAGAATGAAAAGGAGTGATAAGATGAGCTGCAATAAAACTGAAAAAGAAATAAGTGAGTGTTTATATTTTACAATTTCAAAGATGTTTAGAATGATAAATAGGATTGCAGAAGAAGCGTTTGAAAAAATAGACATTTGTCCAACTCACGCTTTTTTAATGATGCTATTAAAAGAAGAGAAAAATGGACTTTCGGTAAACCAGATTTCATCTTCTCTTGCAATAGCTCCGTCAACAGTTACAAGATTTGTGGATAAATTAGTATCAAAAGGGTATGTTGTGAGAGAAAAGATGGGGAAAAACTCTTTTACAAAAATAACTGAAAAAGGGTTAAATGAAATTGATGAAATTTATGAAGCTTGGCATGGAATTACTGAAAAAATTGAAGAACTAGTAGGAGATAAAACTTATTTGGAGCGAACAAAAAAATCTTTTAAAGAGTTTGTGGAAATTTTGGGAAAAGATAAAAAATATGATAAAGTTTCTGAAGAATTTGACTTTTGGATTATTTAAAAAAATGTGATATAATAACTTAAAAAATACAGAAAATTTATAAAAAATAAAAACTTTAAAAAGGTTGAAAAAATTATGAGAAGACTAAAATATAAAGTGCTGTTTGTTTTTCTATTTTATATTATATTTTTTGAAAATTTACGTGCAGAAATGATAGAATTAGAAACAGAGAGCTCGAGAATAAATTTAGACACCGAAGAAATAAATACACAAGGAAATGTTACTGTTAAATATAAAGATATAAAAATAAAAGCGGATAACATAAAAAAACTTCCGAATAAAAATATAATCACAGGTTCGGGGGATGTGGAATTTAATCAAGGTTCACAAAAAGTCAAGGCCGATAATCTCATTTTTGATATGGATACAAAGTTAGCTAAAATTTATAATTCTGAAAGTTATGACACCAATATGAAACTTAGATATGGTGGCGAGGAAACTTTGAGTGAGGGAAATAAAAAAATAACAGTGAAAAACGGATGGTTTACGACGAGTCCTTATGAAAAGCCAAATTATAAAATTGAAGCTAATGAGCTTGAAATTTATCCAAATAGGAAAGCTATTGCAAGGGATATAAAAGTTGTTGCTGGTGGAAAAACTTGGTTAAAATTACCATATTATGTAACTTCACTGAAACCAGCAAGCCAGAGAGCGACGCTTTTTCCATATGTTGGAATGGATAGTGACAGGGGATTTTTTGGAATAATGGGTTTTGACTACGATTTAGGACCGCTTGCACAGGGATTTGTTGATTTTGAGTTAAGTACAAAGCAAAAACTGGCGCTAAAATTTTCCAATGACTATTCATTTTGGGGAAATAATTCAGGAAATATTTTTATAAACAGATTTGTTGTTCCAATTGGAAATCATAAAAAAGAGTGGGATTTTCGTGTAAATCACAGAGTTAGAAATGCTCCTAAAAAGGCAAAAGAAGATAGGAAATTCTATGATGCAGGATATGGAATCTGGAACATCAACTATCAAAATATTACGCCAAATTTGATGTATGCGGTTGACGGTTCAAAGTTAAAAGATGATTACACAGCGTTTGTTGACAAGTATAAGCATATTGGATTCTGGGATGCGAATATAAATCAAGAATTGGGGCAGAATGGGGAATTAAATATAAAATATTACTGGACTCAGGATAAAAAGGCGCTAAAAGCTCTAACTGACATAAATGATAAAATTATGAAAGACAACAGTCTTGATCCAAGAAGAACAGATGTCGATTTGTATAAAAGCATAAAATATACAAATGGAAATAAAGATGTGGAAATTACAGTTGACAATGAGGACTTTAGAGACATAAATCCAGGTTATGTTGGAGATTTAAATTCCTACAGAAAAAAAAGAAACTATGGGATTAATTTAAAAGGACCTAAAATAAAGTTAGATTATCTTAATTCAGATAACGATGAATATGGCGAATTACTTGGAATGAGAGACCGTGGGGACGATAAGACTATTCACTGGGTTCAAAAGAAGGCTTATGATAAAAGAGAAGAATGGGGATTGACTTTTGGAAATTATTATCCTTTTAAAAAATATGAATTTTTTGGATACGAGCCAAGAACTAGTTATCAAAATTTTTCAAATAATTTATATTTTGGTGCGCAAGTTAAACAAGTTGATGTGCAAAAAAAAGAATATGAATACGATTATACAAGGGATAATGAAAATTATAACAGTCTATTTTTAAATAGTTCAACAAGTGACGAAAGTAGAATTTATAAAGTTTACGAAGATAACGAAACAATTAGAAGAGCCAAAAAAATTATTTATGAAAAATATAGAAGTCAAAAATTTAATGTTGGAAATGATAGAATTGACTTGCCAATAAAAGATTCATTTGTTGGATTTAATATGGGATTTGAAAATCGTGACTACAACAGTGTGGCAGTTCCCAAGTTTAAAAATGGGAGAAAAGTGGAAGATTTAAACTCCACAACTGGATACGAAGTTGCAACTAATGCAAGTGGAAATACGATAAGGCAAAAACCTTCAATGAATATTTTTACAATGGACACAAGATTATTTACGACACTTTTTGACAACACATACAAAAAAAACAACAAATACGATGTAAAAGTGACAAATGATGCAACATTTACTGTTCAAAGAACAGATGCTGACAGTGCAATGTATGGAGAATACGACATTGTAGAAATTCCAACAAATGCTACAGGATTTGGTAATAGTTTTATTTATCAGATTGGAAATGTCACATTCAATTACAATTTAAATTTAAGAAATGATAGACATTTTCGGGATAACTGGTTAAAAAATAGATATGTAAGAAATTATTTTAAAGCGGATATAGCTGGAAAGAGATTTATAAGTTTTGATTTACAAAGTAACGATGAATATGAATTTAAACATTTTAGATCTCAAAGAGATTTTAACAGAGAATTTCAATATGGATTTTTGTCAAACAATGGAGATAATTTCTTATATAAATTTTCAGAAAAGAATAAAAAGTTGTTTCCATTAAATACGAGTCTTGGATGGAATCAGAAAATATACAAGGAATCGTTAAAAGACAGAACTTTTGGAATAAATTTTAACGAATGGGGATTTGAATATTCAAACTTAGTATCAAAAGCAAATGATATTTTTGGAAATACAGCGACATTTGGCTTTCCTGCACTAAAATTAAAAACAAATTATCACAGATTGGGATTTGTATATGATACAAAAAAAATGAAAGATAAGAAATTTGAATCGGATCATTATTTTAGAGTAAATTTCGGATTTGGGAAAAAAACTTATAGAGATTTAAAAAATACGCCTATAAATGTTTCTGATGATAAATATATTCGTGGAAATGATTATACGACAATTGGTTTTTTATATAGATATGAAAATGATGCAAAACCAAGATATTTAGCGGATGTGGAAGCTGAAAAAGAAGAAGCTGAAAAAATAGATTTGGGAAGTCTTGACACAAAAGAATTAGAAACTGAAATCCAAAATTCAAATACTGTAAAAAATTCAAATACACAAAATTTTTCTATTGAAGACACAAGCAAAAATATAGTTGATAAAATTGTAGTAAAAGATGATAACAGGTTATTTTTAAGCAGCGAAGAAGAAGAGGCATATAAAAGTTATGTTGAAGAAGAAAATTATCGTCAAAATAAATTCAGCTTAAACGATTTTAATAAAAAATTACAAAGTTTAAGAAGTCAAAAAAAATATTTTCAAATAGGTATGGATATGCAAATAGATGGTTCTGACGCAGCAAATCCAAGCGGAATGAAAGGACTTGACAAAATAAACGATTTAAGTTTTAAAGTTGAAACTGGATATTTAGACAAATTTTTTGTCAGATACGCATTTGTAATGGAAAGACCTGATAGAATTTATAGAAATGATCTTTCTCGTAACAGCACTTTCGATTTTAGAAGACATGAATTTGAATCAAAATACATGTTTTCAAAAGATCCAGATAAACCGTGGTGGATCGGTGGAAAACTACAGTATGTTCAAAATGGAGCGCCAAAAGCTTCAGATCCAGAAATATACGAAAGTTCTTGGTATGCCAAGAAAGTAAACAAAATTACGCTTGGAATGGCAACGTTGAGCCATAGTTTTGAAAATGTTGAATGGGAAATAGGTGCAGGAATGAAGTGGGATAAGCCAGATAATAAAAAATTAGGTTATTATCCAGTTGTTTCATTAAAATTTGGAATAACACCGTTCCCAGAAAAAAATATTCAATTCAATTATTCTGGAAAAGGTGTAGAATTTGGGGCAGGATTATAAAAAAGAAAAAGGATTATTTTATAAAAATAGTTCTTTTTTTTTAGAAAATTAACATAAAAAAATTTTTATTTATTGCCTCAAAAACGAAAAAAATATATTTATTGAAAAAAAAATAAAATTTTTTCAAAAAAAAGAGTTGACAACGGAAATTTTTTTTGATATAATATATTCCGTCGATTGGGAAAAGGTCGGCGGAAGGACAATGGAAAGAGAAGAAGAAAAAGCAGAGTGATAGATAAGAAAATAGAAGTCAAGGCTTAGCAATAGGCCTCGTCAAGGAACAATAAGGTGAAATATAATGTTGAATGAAGAGTTTGATCCTGGCTCAGGATGAACGCTGACAGAATGCTTAACACATGCAAGTCGATGGGGAAGCGGCGCTTGCGCCGTGGCAACCATGGCGGACGGGTGAGTAACGCGTAAAGAACTTGCCGGATGGACCGGGATAACAGCTGGAAACGGCTGGCAAGACCGGATACTGTGGGCTGGCCGCATGGCTGGCCCATGAAAAGGGATGCCGTCCGAGAGCTTTGCGTCCTATTAGCTGGTTGGTAAGGTGACGGCTTACCAAGGCGATGATAGGTAGCCGGCCTGAGAGGGTGGACGGCCACAAGGGGACTGAGATACGGCCCTTACTCCTACGGGAGGCAGCAGTGGGGAATATTGGACAATGGGGGCAACCCTGATCCAGCAATTCTGTGTGCACGAAGAAGGTTTTCGGATCGTAAAGTGCTTTCAGCAGGGAGGAAGGAAGTGACTGTACCTGCAGAAGAAGCGACGGCTAAATACGTGCCAGCAGCCGCGGTAATACGTATGTCGCGAGCGTTATCCGGAATTATTGGGCATAAAGGGCATCTAGGCGGCCGGGTAAGTCCGGGGTGAAAACTGCTGGCTCAACCAGCAGCCTGCCTTGGAAACTACCCGGCTTGAGTGCTGGAGAGGTGGACGGAACTGCACGAGTAGAGGTGAAATTCGTAGATATGTGCAGGAATGCCGATGATGAAGATAGTTCACTGGACGGCAACTGACGCTGAAGTGCGAAAGCTAGGGGAGCGAACAGGATTAGATACCCTGGTAGTCCTAGCTGTAAACGATGATTACTGGGTGTGGGCATGAAGAGTGTCCGTGCCGAAGCTAATGCGATAAGTAATCCGCCTGGGGAGTACGGCCGCAAGGCTGAAACTCAAAGGAATTGACGGGGACCCGCACAAGCGGTGGAGCATGTGGTTTAATTCGACGCAACGCGAGGAACCTTACCAGATCTTGACATCCTCGGAAGGCGGCGGAGACGCCGCTGTGCCCTCGGGAGCCGAGTGACAGGTGGTGCATGGCTGTCGACAGCTCGTGTCGTGAGATGTTGGGTTAAGTCCCGCAACGAGCGCAACCCCTATCGCTAGTTGCCATCATCAGGTTGGGGACTCTAGCGAGACTGCCTGCGAAGAGCAGGAGGAAGGTGGGGATGACGTCAAGTCATCATGCCCCTTATGATCTGGGCTACACACGTGCTACAATGGCTGGTACAGAGAGATGCGACGCAGCAATGCCAAGCCAACCTCTAAAGCCAGTCCAAGTTCGGATTGAAGCCTGCAACTCGGCTTCATGAAGTTGGAATCGCTAGTAATCGCGGATCAGCAATGCCGCGGTGAATACGTTCTCGGGTCTTGTACACACCGCCCGTCACACCACGAGAGTTGTCTGCACCTGAAGCTGCCGGTCTAACCTTTCGGAAGAAGGCATCTAAGGTGTGGACAGTGATTGGGGTGAAGTCGTAACAAGGTATCCGTACCGGAAGGTGCGGATGGATCACCTCCTTTCTAAGGAGCATGTTTTCCTGCACTTCTTCTTTGAAGTTTTTCCTTTTAAGGACAATGGGAAATGAATAGTAGGTAAAAGATTACAACAAAATAGATTATTCTGTTTGATAAAAAAAGCTAATTAAGAGCACACGGAGGATGCCTGGGCAATAACAGCCGAAGAAGGACGCGATAAGCTGCGATAAGTCAGGCCGAGATGCACATAATCAATGACGCCTGAATCTCCGAATGGGGCAACCCGCATGCTTGAAGAGTATGCACGAGAGTGGTAAGCCTGCGAACTGAAACATCTAAGTAGCAGGAGGAAAAGAAAGTAAAAACGATTCCCTGAGTAGCGGCGAGCGAACGGGGAGAAGCCTAAACCGTGCCGGTGCCAAGCTGGCAGCGTTGCCGGCGCGGGGTTGTGGGATTTCATACGACTGACGCCATAATGTCTAAGTGGCCTGGCAGCAAGTAGAATCAGCTGGAAAGCTGAACCGTAGAAGGTGACAGTCCTGTACACGTAAATGCTGAGCCATGACTTGAAACTCCCGAGTAGCGTCAAGCACGAGGAACTTGGCGTGAATCAGCGTGGACCATATCACGCAAGGCTAAATACTGTTATTGACCGATAGTGAAGAGTACCGTGAGGGAAAGGTGAAAAGAACCCTGTGCAAGGGAGTGAAATAGAATTTGAAACCGTGTGCTTACAAACGGTAGGAGCCCTTCGGGGTGACTGCGTGGATTTTGGTTAATCATCCTGCGAGTTATGATCAGTGGCAAGGCTAATTAATGAAGCCGAAGGGAAACCGAGTCTTAACAGGGCGGCTAAGTCGCTGGTCATAGACGCGAAACCTAGTGATCTAGGCCTGTCCAGGCTGAAGCTGAGGTAAGACTCAGTGGAGGGCCGAACTCACCGCCGTTGAAAAGTTGGGAGATGAGATAGGTCTAGGGGTGAAAAGCCAATCGAACTAGGAAATAGCCCGTTCTCTCCGAAATGCATTTAGGTGCAGCCTGAATCTTAGATAACTGGGGGTAGAGCACTGTATGATCTAGGGGGCGTACTGCTTACCGAAATCAAGCAAACTGCGAATACCATTTATTACTGATTCGGAGTGAGTCCGTGGATGACAAGGTCCGTGGACGAGAGGGGAACAGCCCAGACCACCAGCTAAGGTCCCAAATTATGTCTAAGTGGGAAAGGAGGTGGATATTCACAGACAACCAGGAGGTTGGCTTAGAAGCAGCCATGCCTTGAAAGAGTGCGTAATAGCTCACTGGTCGAGAGTATCTGCGCCGAAGATGTAACGGGGCTGAAGACATAAACCGAAGCTGTGGAAGCGGCCATGCCGCTTGGTAGGAGAGCGTTCTGTAGGTCTGCGAAGGCTGGCCGGAAGGCCTGCTGGAGACATCAGAAGCGAGAATGCAGGAATGAGTAGCGAGAAGGAGGGCGAGAATCCCTCCGGCCGGAAGTCCAAGGTTTCCGGGGGAAGGTTTGTCCGCCCCGGGGAAGTCGGGACCTAAGCGTAAGCAGAGATGTGATTGCGAATGGGAAACAGGTTAATATTCCTGTACCGCTGTCAGTCGCCTGAGTGACGGAGTGACGCAGCAAGGTATGTGAGAAGGCTGACGGAATAGCCTTTCTAAAGGCGTAGCCTGGGCACGCAGGAAAATCCGCGTGCCTAAAGGTGAGACCCTATGGGCAAGTGCTCCTGCACAAGTCACAGATCCTACACTGCCAAGAAAAACTTCTAGCGAGACTGGACAGCGCCCGTACCCTAAACCGACACAGGTGGACAGAGTGAGAAACTTAAGGCCGACAGGATAACTCTAGCTAAGGAACTCTGCAAAATAGCCCCGTAACTTCGGGAGAAGGGGTGCCTGACATACCTGAGGGGAGAAGCGCCTCAAGGGGAAACAGGCCGCAGTGAAGAGTCTCAAGCAACTGTTTACCAAAAACACAGGTCTATGCTAAGCTGGAAGGCGACGTATATGGGCTGACACCTGCCCAGTGCCGGAAGGTTAAGAGGAGGAGTGAGAGCTCCGATTTGAAGCCCCGGTGAACGGCGGCCGTAACTATAACGGTCCTAAGGTAGCGAAATTCCTTGTCGGGTAAGTTCCGACCTGCACGAATGGTGAAATGATTTGAGAGCTGTCTTGGCTGGAGACCTGGTGAAGTTGTAATGCCGGTGAAGATACCGGCTACCTGCAGTAGGACGGAAAGACCCCGTGGAGCTTCACTGCAGCCTGGCATTGGGTTCTGGCAATGTGTGTATAGGATAGTTGGGAGACTGCGAAGTTGAGGCGCCAGCCTCTTCCGAGTCGCTGTTGGAATACCAACCATATGCTGCCGGAATTCTAATCCGCTCGCGGAGACAGTGCTAGGCGGGCAGTTTGACTGGGGCGGTCGCCTCCAAAAGAGTAACGGAGGCGTTCAAAGGTTCCCTCGGGCTGGATGGAAATCAGCCTTCGAGTGCAAACGCATAAGGGAGCTTGACTGCAAGACCGACGGGTCGAGCAGGTACGAAAGTAGGAGTTAGTGATCCGGCGGTCCCTCATGGAAGGGCCGTCGCTCAACGGATAAAAGCTACCCCGGGGATAACAGGCTGATACTTCCCAAGAGTCCATATCGACGGAAGTGTTTGGCACCTCGATGTCGGCTCGTCTCATCCTGGGGCTGGAGAAGGTCCCAAGGGTTGGGCTGTTCGCCCATTAAAGAGGCACGCGAGCTGGGTTCAGAACGTCGTGAGACAGTTCGGTCCCTATCCACTGCAGGCGCTTGAGCACTGAAAAGATCTGACCTTAGTACGAGAGGACCGGGTTGGACAGACCTCTGATGTATCAGCTGTCACGCCAGTGGCACGGCTGAGTAGTCACGTCTGGCCAGGATAATCGCTGAAAGCATCTAAGCGAGAAGCCGGCTTTGAGATGAGTGCTCGCAGTATCCACAGAGAACATGTGGTCGATAGGCTGGGGATGTAAGCGCAGCAATGCGTTCAGTTGACCAGTACTAATATTACTTGGGCTTTTTTAATCTTTTGCTTGCCTGCTATTTATTTCCCATTGCCCTTTACATCCATTCTTGTTTGGTGACCATTGCGGCAGGGATACACCCGGTGACATCCCGAACCCGGCAGTTAAGTCTGCTTGCGCCTACGATACTTGGCATGCGCCAGGGAAAATAGGCAGTCGCCAAACTTTTCTTTTTCTGCGTCTCCGTAGCTCAGCTGGTTAGAGCATCTGACTGTTAATCAGAGGGCCGCTGGTTCGAGCCCAGCCGGGGACGCCATTTTTTTGTCTTAAAAAATACCAATTCTACATTTTTCTCATTTCTTTTTACTGAATTCTATTTGTTTTTAATTTTATTTGCTTGAAAAAAAATTTTAGTTATGATAATATTAAACATGATAAAATTAAAGAGTTAGAAAATTATTTATTAGTAAAAAAATGTTTTAGTAGATTTTTAAAATAATTAAAATATAAGATATTAAATATGAAAAAAATATTGTAGTTTGATTTGCGATATTTATTTTTAAGAAAGAAGGGAAGATATGAAAACTATTTTAGTTCCTGGTGGAGCAGGATATATCGGTTCACACACTGTGTTAGATTTGATTAAAAAAGGATTTAATCCTATTATAGTGGATGATTTTAGTAATTCTAGTAAAAAAGTTATTACAATTTTAGAAGAACTTTCTGGAGAAAAAATAAATTTTTATGAAATGGATATAAAGAATAAAGAAGGTTTGAGAAAAATTTTTAGAGAAAATAAAATTGACGCTGTTATTAATTTTGCAGGATTTAAGGCAGTGGGTGAATCTGTAGAAAAACCACTAATGTATTATGATAACAATTTATTTGGAATGATTACTTTACTTGAAGTAATGAAAGAATTTAATGTAAAAAATATCGTATTTAGTTCGTCAGCTACTGTTTACGGTGTTTCTGAAAAAGTACCTTTTGTGGAAACTGATCCAATGGGAGAAGTTACAAATCCTTATGGGCGTACAAAAGTAATAATCGAACATATTTTAATGGATTTGGCAAAATCTGACAATACTTGGAATATAATTGCTCTTAGATATTTCAATCCATTAGGTGCTCATGAAAGCGGAAGAATTGGAGAAGATCCAAACGGAATTCCAAACAATCTTTCACCTTATATAACTCAAGTTGCAGTTGGAAAATTAGAAAAATTACATATTTTTGGAAATGATTATGACACTCCAGACGGAACTTGTATAAGAGATTTTATTCATGTAAATGATTTGGCGGCAGGACATTCAGCAGCATTAAATTATTTATTTAATAATGAAAATCTTGGTTTTGATGCGATAAATTTAGGAAGCGAAAAAGGTTATAGCGTTCTTGAAATTTTAAGTAATTTTGAAAAAGCTGTTGGAAAAGAAATTCCTTATGTAATTGATGGCAGAAGAGCTGGAGATATTGCGGTTTGTTATGCAGATGCTTCAAAAGCTAAAAAATTATTGAATTGGGAAGCAAAATATACAATTGAAGATATGTGCCGTGATTCTTGGAATTGGCAAAAGAAAAATCCAAATGGATTTAAAGATTAATAATCATTATAAAACATAAATAAAAATTTTTTAGGAGGATTTTTTATGAAAAAATTATTTTTAGCATTTATGTTATTAGCACCAGTTACAATAGCATATGGAGAAAGAAATGAAATTATTGTCAGTCCAACTTATGTCAATCAAAAGAAGGAAAATGGTTCCAAAGTTGGAAAATATGCACTTGGAAGTGGAGTCAAGATTTTGACAGAAACCATATCTTCATTTGGTGATGGAAGTAATGCCGTAATAGGGGCAGGAGTGGGAGTTTCATATAATTCTTTGAAAGTTAAAGGAAATGGCATAAAGAGCGATTCTGGAAATTTAGTTTCAATCCCACTTTATTTGATATTTGGAACAGGAACAGATAATGGAATATACACAAAACTTTCAGCTGGTTTTGCAGTTAGAAACGGAAGTGTAAAATGGACTGACAATAATGGAGGTTCTGGAAAAATAAAGGCTAGACCGCTAACTGGATATGCTGCTTTTGGTGTTGGTATCAGAAAAGACAGATTTTCAATTGGAGTAAGTGCCAGCACATCGACAAAAGCAAAAAGAACTTATTCCAGCCCTACTAAACATTATAGAGATAACATTATGTTAAGCGGTGCTGCAATATCGTTAGATTTTGGATATGCTCTTAAATACGAATAATAAAAAAATTATAAAATTAGGAGTTTTCAAAAAT harbors:
- a CDS encoding MarR family winged helix-turn-helix transcriptional regulator, whose translation is MSCNKTEKEISECLYFTISKMFRMINRIAEEAFEKIDICPTHAFLMMLLKEEKNGLSVNQISSSLAIAPSTVTRFVDKLVSKGYVVREKMGKNSFTKITEKGLNEIDEIYEAWHGITEKIEELVGDKTYLERTKKSFKEFVEILGKDKKYDKVSEEFDFWII
- a CDS encoding AI-2E family transporter; the protein is MKFYDEEKILKAKNVLMVVSLLFLSILLFFKVYDYFKKPINLAISTIFPFILSFIIVYSLMPIIDMISNKKNEENPPKKLIKNRNLAILIVLSLFFAIFIYIVLAFIPLIAKQGSSLIEFFLKNQGNFQSKAFNFMEQNNIDLKNTLMSSKDVIINMTVRVLTSSYSIVTSTFTLLFMTPIFTIMLIFSYDNIEIWVENFLTDIDEDRKFVNLAKKIDQTIGKYILVTVLDSMIVGVASFIIFYFLRLDYSILFSLIIGFGNVIPFLGPFIGLIPVIFYAATKSFNLVIIIVALVTIVQTIEANIVKPWLTGKSVEMHPITTLLVVLIGGALFGIGGAFIGIPIYIVIKLTWIFYWENYIKKNQNNSKN
- the cysS gene encoding cysteine--tRNA ligase, giving the protein MEFYNTLSNKLEKFLPLEKNKVKMYVCGPTVYNYIHLGNARPIIVFDVLARYFKYKNYEVEFVQNFTDIDDKIINRANEEKLSCEEITKKYIDGFFEDVKKLNILSDVKRPKVTENIYEIIETIKKLIDNGFAYEKDGDVYFEVKKYSEYGKLSNQKIDELEAGARIDISKIKRNPLDFVLWKNKKENEPSYESPWGKGRPGWHIECSTMSQKYLGDTFDIHGGGQDLIFPHHENEIAQSKCAYHGNFANYWLHNGFVQIDGDKMSKSTGNFFLLREILEKFSGNVIRFFMVSTHYRKPINFSFEALKDTRKALENVINAMKKFEDAINLTKENLFGNKNSFEKIKEFDEKFVLAMDEDMNTPQALAIIFEQIKYTNKLLTKFEDRKDVICEIKSSYESLKNKIENVLGIKLESEKKFEKSSELTDKLIDLLLEVRKDARIEKNFKLSDKIRDSLKNLGIEIKDAKDGSTSYNFKE